In Picosynechococcus sp. PCC 7002, the following are encoded in one genomic region:
- a CDS encoding STAS domain-containing protein gives MSKEFVILEPQGILDGPNTNELRLQIIDLLRGEIDSILLDLNQIEFMNSSSIGALVAILKVVRAENKKLYLCSLTDQVSMIFELTKMDRIFTTFKDRDEFNRKVIEASEA, from the coding sequence ATGTCTAAGGAATTTGTGATTCTTGAACCTCAGGGGATATTAGATGGCCCCAATACAAATGAACTGAGATTGCAGATAATTGATCTATTAAGGGGAGAAATAGATAGTATTTTGCTTGACTTAAATCAAATTGAGTTTATGAATAGCTCAAGTATCGGTGCCTTGGTCGCTATTCTGAAAGTAGTTCGTGCCGAAAATAAAAAATTATACTTATGCTCGTTGACAGACCAAGTAAGTATGATTTTTGAGCTAACAAAGATGGATCGTATTTTTACTACCTTTAAAGATCGTGATGAATTTAATAGGAAAGTGATTGAAGCTTCTGAGGCATAG
- a CDS encoding DUF3131 domain-containing protein, with the protein MPTPLVKAQSAPEMCGAIAIPLTPEEQKYAQSAWQYFVDNVQPSTGLSNAAGSFPASTMWDLGNYLMAMNAARGIGLINQEDFDSRLNQFLTSLAELPLFENTLPNKVYNSATKEIVDYGNNAIERGIGWSALDIGRLLAAFHIVQRCHPQYSDWISGIVSSWNVAESVENGSLYGAMILPDGSTLKVQEGRLGYEEYAARGYSLWGFEVPAAIAHEPFEFVDIYGVQIPVDTRDYFETNANNYVVSEAYILDAIEFGLQGERADHARRVFEAQKRRYEETGLLTSVSEDNINQAPHFLYNTVYANGQPWAVITENNEAYPELRTLSSKSAFGWRYIYPDDAYAQKVFDHIKDSTNSGRGYYAGIYESGLYDPQPPLNDILTGNTNGLILEILYYKARGFKPMVEGQSSIASSPVPRVSVAPIASLTNSATVSCAPQAEEIDVAAIAPVRPVKSSNCPAPGEEINPADRRYAEIAWQYFETNHRKTGLVPDRSDLEGITAWGMGDYLAALHAARTLNIISPETFDQRVRHFLGALQEMELFGAELPYRAYDTLTLKPIDYGGNHSNNGWSGLDLGRLLTSLHVLKTCHPEYQEAVDQVVLDWSYLRVVRDGQVANISVEKNNRGRQQRLQVQPAHLLGYEEYAARGFQLWGFDVHRSAIGDDYVTQTVAGEAIPIAHSQSDHRQQQKRASTITNPFLLYGLEFGFDPQSRNFIDSIYRAEAKRYGETGELSASGTTLIQEPPYVIHSTVINNGKPWAAVDDGGNLVPQGRVVSTAIASAYHALFPDDDYGKTLWQATLDLYDPNLGYYEGLYEESGQPSLGLTSGTNSLILQALLYKYMAQQPIIRPHQNLESRWWQEIKNGDRHGLGLPSRSFPRIELKGTGNRQYWDLKTNVNN; encoded by the coding sequence ATGCCAACTCCACTGGTAAAAGCGCAATCTGCTCCAGAAATGTGTGGGGCGATCGCCATACCTCTGACCCCGGAAGAGCAAAAATATGCCCAGTCTGCTTGGCAATACTTTGTAGATAATGTACAACCCAGTACTGGATTATCAAATGCTGCTGGGAGTTTCCCAGCTAGTACGATGTGGGATTTAGGTAATTACTTAATGGCGATGAATGCGGCACGGGGGATAGGACTGATCAACCAAGAGGACTTTGATAGTCGATTAAATCAGTTTTTGACGAGCCTCGCCGAACTGCCCCTCTTTGAAAATACCCTGCCCAATAAAGTCTATAACAGCGCAACTAAAGAGATCGTAGACTATGGCAACAATGCCATTGAACGAGGCATTGGCTGGTCTGCCCTTGATATAGGCCGTCTCCTTGCTGCTTTTCATATCGTCCAAAGGTGCCATCCTCAATATTCAGACTGGATTTCTGGCATTGTTTCAAGTTGGAATGTTGCGGAGTCCGTTGAAAATGGCAGCCTCTATGGTGCAATGATTTTACCCGACGGCTCGACCCTCAAGGTACAGGAGGGGCGGCTTGGCTATGAGGAATATGCAGCCCGGGGTTATTCTCTCTGGGGATTTGAGGTACCAGCGGCGATCGCCCACGAACCTTTTGAATTTGTCGATATCTATGGTGTGCAAATTCCGGTTGATACCCGCGATTACTTTGAGACTAATGCTAATAACTACGTCGTCAGCGAAGCCTACATTTTAGATGCCATCGAATTTGGCTTACAGGGAGAACGGGCAGACCATGCTCGTCGGGTATTTGAAGCACAAAAACGGCGTTATGAAGAGACAGGACTGTTGACCTCTGTTTCAGAAGATAATATTAATCAGGCCCCCCACTTTCTCTACAACACGGTTTATGCCAATGGTCAGCCCTGGGCTGTGATCACAGAAAACAACGAAGCATATCCAGAACTACGCACTCTCAGTTCAAAATCAGCATTCGGTTGGCGCTACATTTATCCTGACGATGCCTATGCCCAGAAAGTTTTTGACCATATCAAAGACAGTACAAATTCCGGTAGAGGTTACTATGCGGGGATTTATGAGTCGGGCCTCTATGATCCGCAGCCGCCCCTCAACGATATTTTGACGGGGAATACCAATGGGTTGATCCTTGAAATTCTCTATTACAAAGCCAGGGGTTTTAAACCGATGGTTGAGGGGCAAAGCTCAATCGCTAGCTCCCCTGTTCCAAGGGTTTCAGTTGCTCCCATTGCGTCACTTACCAATAGTGCTACGGTTAGTTGTGCGCCCCAAGCTGAAGAAATTGATGTGGCGGCGATCGCCCCCGTGCGCCCAGTAAAATCCAGTAATTGTCCTGCCCCAGGCGAGGAAATAAATCCGGCTGATCGTCGTTACGCAGAAATCGCCTGGCAATATTTTGAAACCAACCATCGAAAAACGGGTCTGGTGCCAGATCGAAGCGATCTAGAAGGCATAACCGCGTGGGGAATGGGAGATTATTTGGCTGCACTCCATGCGGCCCGTACCCTTAATATAATTTCCCCAGAAACCTTTGATCAGCGCGTGCGCCACTTTCTCGGTGCCTTGCAAGAAATGGAGCTATTTGGGGCGGAGTTGCCCTACCGCGCCTATGATACTTTGACCCTGAAACCCATCGACTATGGTGGTAACCACAGCAACAATGGTTGGTCTGGCTTAGATCTGGGTCGGCTTTTGACCTCTCTCCATGTTTTAAAAACTTGCCACCCAGAATATCAAGAGGCAGTCGATCAGGTAGTTTTAGATTGGTCGTATCTACGGGTTGTGCGCGATGGCCAAGTTGCGAATATCAGTGTGGAGAAAAATAACCGGGGCAGACAACAGCGTCTCCAAGTTCAGCCAGCTCATCTGCTTGGTTATGAAGAATATGCTGCGCGGGGATTTCAGCTTTGGGGTTTTGATGTCCATCGTTCTGCCATTGGGGATGATTATGTAACCCAAACGGTTGCTGGGGAAGCAATCCCCATCGCCCACTCCCAATCAGACCACCGTCAGCAACAGAAGAGAGCCAGCACTATCACGAATCCCTTTCTGCTTTATGGTTTGGAATTTGGTTTTGACCCCCAAAGTCGTAATTTTATTGACAGTATCTATCGAGCAGAGGCAAAACGCTATGGAGAGACGGGGGAGTTGAGCGCATCGGGAACCACACTGATTCAGGAACCCCCCTATGTGATCCACAGTACGGTCATTAATAATGGGAAGCCTTGGGCCGCAGTGGATGACGGGGGAAACCTGGTACCACAAGGCCGTGTTGTCAGTACGGCGATCGCCTCTGCTTACCATGCGTTATTTCCAGATGATGACTATGGGAAAACCCTATGGCAAGCCACATTAGACCTATACGATCCAAACCTAGGCTATTACGAAGGTTTGTACGAAGAGAGCGGACAGCCTAGCCTCGGACTGACCAGCGGTACAAATAGCTTGATCCTGCAGGCTTTGCTCTATAAATACATGGCTCAACAGCCGATTATTCGGCCCCATCAAAATCTAGAAAGTCGCTGGTGGCAGGAAATCAAAAATGGCGATCGCCATGGCTTAGGACTCCCTAGTCGGAGCTTTCCTCGCATCGAACTTAAAGGGACTGGAAATCGCCAATATTGGGATCTCAAAACCAATGTAAATAATTAA
- a CDS encoding urease accessory protein UreD, protein MQDQQQVIHKAQPWHGKVGLIYGQRQGKTEMQRCFTQAPFRIQRPFYPEGNRVCHTVLLHTAGGIVGGDRLSLDLELKPESHVFLTTAAANKIYRTNGETAQQDGIIHQAPGSILEYFPQEMIIFDGAEYHQSLRVNLAPGAVWCGWEVLRFGRTARGEKFISGNWRGLTEIWQDDELLWGDRQWLPGHPEVFAAWNGLNNQPVVGSLALVGLEISEAQMAELRQTMATIQQGLGGITQLPKGVLCRYRGPSSTEVKRWFISLWQNWRSLYSPQPPTLSRVWQTY, encoded by the coding sequence ATGCAAGATCAACAACAGGTGATTCACAAAGCGCAGCCCTGGCACGGCAAGGTGGGCTTAATTTACGGGCAACGCCAGGGCAAGACGGAAATGCAACGCTGTTTTACCCAAGCGCCGTTTCGCATCCAGCGGCCTTTTTATCCGGAAGGAAATCGAGTTTGTCACACGGTCTTGCTCCACACGGCAGGGGGCATTGTCGGCGGCGATCGCCTATCTCTGGATCTCGAACTGAAGCCAGAAAGTCATGTTTTCCTCACAACGGCAGCAGCCAACAAAATTTATCGTACTAACGGGGAAACGGCGCAACAGGACGGCATTATTCACCAGGCACCGGGCAGCATTTTGGAATACTTTCCCCAGGAAATGATTATTTTCGATGGGGCGGAATATCACCAGAGCCTGCGGGTCAATCTGGCTCCCGGTGCGGTGTGGTGTGGCTGGGAAGTTCTTCGGTTTGGGCGCACGGCCCGGGGCGAAAAATTCATCTCTGGTAACTGGCGGGGGCTGACAGAAATTTGGCAAGATGATGAACTGCTCTGGGGCGATCGCCAATGGCTACCGGGACATCCAGAAGTCTTCGCCGCCTGGAATGGTCTGAATAATCAGCCGGTGGTGGGAAGTCTGGCCTTGGTGGGGCTAGAGATTAGCGAGGCTCAAATGGCGGAGTTGCGACAAACCATGGCCACCATTCAGCAGGGCTTGGGCGGGATCACACAATTACCCAAAGGCGTGCTCTGTCGCTACCGGGGCCCCTCCAGCACGGAAGTAAAACGCTGGTTTATCTCCCTTTGGCAAAATTGGCGATCGCTCTATTCCCCGCAACCACCAACCCTGTCCCGCGTCTGGCAGACCTATTAA
- a CDS encoding glycosyltransferase family 2 protein: protein MRYMILINLIIGAWYLYWRWTESLNLQALWFAIPLVCAETYMFLGGILFFYSIWRPIERNNKNLSALKPQFLSKNFPSVDVFITCYNEPSEMVYTTAQAALSMDYPLEKLRVYILDDGNSSEMRAMAEKLCLQDLQRPALQEIAETIQRQKYLRQSYIAQLNAIKKDLVEIEGFINSYRLIIPSDHQELKNALDWLNHLRPAAVSDRDWIICQTILGEGLDNAIVHAHKNSPQKQSITLEISIFNYAFILRIWDKGDFFDLESHLKGLNDDIEEEAEHGRGISIIRQLVDQFFYIRTDDQQNCLMIIKELSPVDTGDKKEKYQSYIHSLKQLMLSDSLNSQSIIDIYEQKIKKLEAEVDKYTQQLIDLPRCRYIARQKPKDRPHHAKAGNINHAIFSGETNGQLILTLDADHIPKPNFLQRVIPHFYRFNIENGCYELNHVAFVQTPQAFSNLPSDDPFGHNAHFFYGPIQQGKDGMNAAFYTGTNAVLRREALVQMGLQHFSDDYISNENKLEEFEMIGALSSISITEDMNTAMRLHATGWRSIYHNEILAEGLAPDDLRSTLQQKLRWAQGTIQVLLRDNPLFKTGLSFGQRIQYFQTMYSYFSGFFVLILLSCPLISLGTGLIPVGSFGADFAWHFIPAYMLNRITLWISAWGISWRELWRNEQYMIGLFPLQIQAVLSVFTGTSIKFEVTPKQRQSGIYFSLIPVQIFFFLATIMALIWGGFQLLFYDGLSELTYFINAVWCVYHLGLLWSIIRAAYWQPEEQ, encoded by the coding sequence ATGCGCTACATGATTTTAATCAATCTGATTATAGGTGCTTGGTATTTGTATTGGCGTTGGACAGAGTCATTAAACCTTCAGGCATTATGGTTTGCCATACCCCTCGTTTGTGCAGAGACCTATATGTTTCTTGGAGGAATACTTTTTTTCTATTCTATATGGCGACCAATTGAGCGTAATAATAAAAACTTATCTGCTCTCAAGCCGCAGTTTTTATCAAAAAATTTCCCCTCAGTTGATGTTTTTATTACCTGTTACAATGAACCGAGTGAAATGGTCTACACAACGGCTCAGGCAGCACTATCAATGGACTATCCATTGGAAAAACTCCGAGTCTATATTTTAGACGATGGCAATTCTTCCGAAATGAGAGCAATGGCTGAAAAGCTCTGTCTTCAAGATTTACAGCGGCCAGCTCTACAAGAAATAGCAGAAACAATTCAAAGACAAAAATATTTACGTCAATCGTATATTGCTCAATTGAATGCTATTAAAAAAGATCTAGTCGAAATAGAAGGATTTATTAATAGCTATCGCTTGATTATTCCTAGCGATCACCAAGAATTAAAAAATGCCCTTGATTGGCTTAATCATCTTCGTCCAGCTGCAGTTTCAGATCGAGACTGGATCATTTGTCAAACAATCCTTGGCGAGGGTTTAGACAATGCCATTGTCCATGCCCATAAAAATTCACCTCAAAAACAGTCGATTACCCTGGAAATTTCAATTTTTAATTATGCTTTTATTCTTAGAATTTGGGATAAAGGTGATTTTTTTGACTTAGAAAGCCATCTAAAAGGGCTCAATGATGACATTGAAGAAGAAGCCGAACATGGGCGCGGTATCTCTATTATTCGTCAATTGGTAGATCAGTTTTTTTATATTCGCACTGATGATCAACAAAATTGTTTAATGATAATCAAAGAACTTTCTCCCGTTGATACTGGAGACAAAAAAGAGAAATATCAAAGCTATATTCACAGTCTTAAACAGTTAATGTTGAGCGATTCTCTGAATTCTCAAAGCATAATTGATATCTACGAACAAAAAATCAAAAAATTAGAAGCCGAAGTTGATAAGTATACACAGCAATTGATCGATCTCCCCAGATGTCGCTACATTGCTCGTCAAAAACCAAAAGATCGCCCACACCATGCCAAAGCTGGCAACATAAATCACGCAATTTTTTCTGGAGAAACCAATGGCCAGTTGATTCTCACTCTGGATGCTGATCATATCCCTAAACCAAATTTTTTACAAAGAGTAATTCCACATTTTTATAGATTCAATATAGAAAATGGCTGCTATGAATTAAATCATGTCGCTTTTGTACAGACACCTCAGGCTTTTTCAAATCTTCCCAGTGATGATCCTTTTGGTCATAATGCCCACTTTTTTTATGGCCCTATCCAACAGGGAAAAGACGGCATGAATGCAGCTTTTTATACAGGAACAAATGCTGTTCTAAGACGAGAAGCCTTGGTTCAAATGGGACTGCAACATTTTTCCGATGATTATATTAGTAATGAAAATAAATTAGAAGAATTTGAAATGATTGGGGCTTTGTCTAGCATTAGTATTACTGAAGATATGAATACAGCGATGCGTTTACATGCGACCGGGTGGAGATCTATTTATCATAATGAAATTCTTGCAGAAGGTTTGGCTCCAGATGACCTGCGATCTACGTTGCAGCAAAAACTACGATGGGCTCAGGGCACAATCCAAGTCTTACTTCGAGATAATCCTTTATTTAAAACTGGTTTAAGTTTTGGACAACGTATTCAATATTTCCAAACTATGTACAGTTATTTTTCCGGTTTTTTTGTTTTGATTTTATTATCTTGTCCGCTAATTTCTCTGGGGACAGGACTAATTCCAGTGGGCTCCTTTGGAGCTGATTTTGCGTGGCATTTTATTCCAGCATATATGTTAAATCGAATAACATTATGGATTTCTGCTTGGGGAATATCATGGCGTGAGCTTTGGCGTAATGAACAATATATGATTGGTCTTTTTCCTTTGCAGATACAGGCTGTTCTGAGCGTTTTTACTGGAACATCGATTAAGTTTGAAGTCACCCCAAAACAACGCCAGTCTGGTATATACTTCAGTCTAATTCCAGTTCAAATATTTTTCTTTTTGGCAACAATAATGGCCTTGATCTGGGGAGGATTTCAGTTATTATTCTATGATGGACTTTCTGAATTGACTTACTTCATTAATGCCGTATGGTGTGTATACCATTTAGGTCTTTTGTGGAGTATTATCAGAGCTGCTTACTGGCAGCCAGAAGAACAATAA
- a CDS encoding IS4-like element ISSysp3 family transposase, with product MQDHQSVNIRALSRNRAEQVGYYRFLDNDNVSLCELIQSVSDACQQQVGGLHVLAISDSSEVNLQAHVGRINPEGLGVVGNNQDVGFFIHPTLIVNAETGFPLGLSNIQIWSRKAVRPNKHQRRYLKLPIEEKESYKWLLSAEASEPCLKNGGVKQVTHVGDRENDIYQEWVRVPNDQTHVLVRACRDRRLWDEQQSLYEYLSAQHCEGTYSVQVVADSRLGRTAREAWLAVRMTPVQIQRPDTVEAQDYPEKVQLYAVEAKEVNPPVGQDPIHWRLLTTHRVVSLEQALQVIEWYRWRWRIEQLFGTLKRSGLDLESTQLESVSAIERLTVLALSVALRVLQLLEGRDDSSLVAQVVFSPEEQECLRQLAPTLQGKTQKQQNPHASASLSWATWLIGRLGGWSGYRSQSPPGIRTLWRGLYQFESIFHGWKLAQSTLVCTQ from the coding sequence ATGCAAGACCATCAATCAGTAAATATCCGCGCCCTGAGCCGAAATCGAGCAGAACAAGTGGGGTACTATCGTTTCCTTGACAACGACAATGTCAGCCTATGTGAGTTGATACAGAGCGTGTCTGACGCCTGCCAACAACAAGTGGGAGGACTCCACGTCCTGGCCATTAGTGATAGCAGTGAGGTTAACCTACAAGCCCATGTAGGACGAATCAACCCAGAAGGATTAGGAGTGGTAGGCAATAACCAAGATGTCGGCTTTTTTATTCACCCGACTTTAATCGTGAACGCCGAAACAGGGTTTCCCCTAGGTCTCAGTAATATCCAAATATGGAGCCGAAAAGCAGTTCGTCCCAATAAGCATCAACGACGTTACCTAAAGCTACCGATTGAAGAGAAAGAATCCTACAAATGGCTACTGTCTGCCGAAGCATCTGAGCCCTGTCTGAAAAACGGGGGAGTGAAACAAGTAACCCATGTGGGCGACCGCGAAAATGACATATATCAAGAATGGGTGCGAGTTCCCAATGACCAAACCCATGTTTTAGTGAGAGCTTGTCGGGACCGTCGCCTCTGGGATGAGCAGCAATCCCTGTATGAATACTTAAGCGCACAGCACTGCGAAGGGACTTATTCGGTGCAGGTAGTGGCAGATTCTCGATTGGGACGTACTGCCCGCGAAGCTTGGTTAGCGGTACGGATGACTCCAGTTCAGATTCAACGGCCAGATACAGTGGAAGCTCAGGATTATCCCGAGAAGGTACAGCTGTATGCCGTAGAAGCAAAGGAAGTCAATCCTCCCGTAGGACAAGACCCCATTCATTGGCGATTGCTTACAACTCATCGGGTCGTCAGTCTAGAGCAAGCTTTACAAGTGATTGAATGGTATCGTTGGCGCTGGCGAATTGAGCAACTTTTTGGCACTTTGAAGCGGTCTGGATTGGATTTAGAATCCACGCAGTTAGAGTCGGTTAGTGCCATTGAACGACTGACAGTTTTAGCTTTGTCCGTGGCCCTAAGGGTGTTGCAGCTTCTAGAGGGTCGAGATGATTCCAGCCTTGTTGCTCAGGTGGTATTTAGTCCTGAAGAGCAGGAATGTCTCAGGCAACTAGCTCCGACATTGCAGGGGAAAACTCAAAAGCAGCAAAATCCTCATGCTTCAGCTTCGTTGTCTTGGGCAACTTGGCTAATTGGCCGTTTAGGAGGATGGTCTGGGTATCGCTCCCAGTCTCCTCCTGGCATCCGAACTTTGTGGAGGGGGCTATACCAGTTTGAATCTATCTTCCATGGATGGAAGCTCGCTCAATCCACACTTGTGTGTACACAGTAG
- a CDS encoding HAD-IA family hydrolase, translated as MMATQPKVIFFDAVGTLFGVQDGVGATYAKIAQRHGVTADPERLEQGFRQSFKRKPAPAFPNIDAELIPKQEFLWWEAIAQETFTAAGVIEQFPDFHAFFTDLYQHFATAEPWFIFTETLASVQTWHAQGIELGLISNFDSRLLQVLDALELAPYFQSVTISSLTGAAKPDPKIFQTALAKHRCQPEEALHIGDSRLEDYEAAKRLGMQAHLIERDQPFPYSRQP; from the coding sequence ATGATGGCAACACAACCAAAGGTTATTTTTTTCGATGCGGTGGGGACGCTCTTTGGCGTCCAAGATGGGGTCGGGGCGACCTATGCCAAAATTGCCCAACGTCACGGGGTAACGGCGGATCCGGAGCGTTTAGAACAGGGGTTTCGTCAATCCTTTAAGCGTAAACCTGCCCCGGCATTTCCGAATATTGATGCTGAGTTGATCCCGAAACAGGAATTTCTGTGGTGGGAGGCGATCGCCCAGGAAACCTTTACTGCTGCCGGAGTGATTGAGCAGTTTCCTGATTTTCATGCTTTTTTTACGGATTTGTACCAGCATTTTGCGACGGCAGAACCCTGGTTTATTTTCACAGAAACCTTGGCTTCGGTGCAGACTTGGCATGCCCAGGGCATTGAGTTGGGTTTAATTTCAAATTTTGACTCCCGCCTGTTACAGGTGCTAGATGCTCTAGAACTAGCCCCCTATTTCCAGAGTGTGACCATTTCCTCCCTAACCGGAGCAGCGAAACCAGACCCCAAAATTTTCCAAACAGCCCTCGCTAAACATCGTTGTCAGCCAGAAGAAGCGCTCCACATCGGCGACAGTCGCCTGGAAGATTACGAAGCTGCAAAACGGTTGGGGATGCAGGCGCACCTCATCGAACGGGATCAGCCTTTTCCCTACAGTCGCCAGCCTTAA
- a CDS encoding NAD(P)/FAD-dependent oxidoreductase has protein sequence MSQPHIVIIGGGFAGLYTALRLLQFPWETSQRPDITLIDRQNHFVFSPLLYELITEEMQPWEVAPTYTELLRHGPVKFVQTQVQTVDPEQKNVVCGDRQITYDYLVIAAGGTTKFVNLPGIKEYALPFKTLNDALHLKEKLRALETSVAEKIRIAIVGGGYSGVELACKLADRLGDRGRLRIIDRGDEILKNAPKFNQLAAKEALEARGIWVDYATEVTEVTADSLSLRYKGEVDTIPADLVLWTGGTAIAPWVKDLALPHAGNGKLDVNAQLQIQNHPNIFALGDVAQAEDNLPMTAQVAIQQADVCAWNLRGLITNKPLLPFKFFNLGEMLTLGENNATLSGLGLELEGNLAHVARRLVYLYRLPTWEHQVQVGLNWLVQPLTKLLAQ, from the coding sequence ATGAGTCAGCCCCACATCGTCATTATCGGCGGCGGTTTCGCCGGACTCTATACGGCGCTCCGTCTGTTGCAATTTCCCTGGGAGACCTCCCAGCGGCCAGACATCACCCTAATTGATCGCCAGAATCACTTTGTCTTTAGTCCCCTCCTCTACGAGCTGATCACGGAGGAAATGCAACCCTGGGAAGTGGCCCCCACCTACACGGAATTGTTGCGCCATGGCCCGGTTAAATTTGTCCAAACCCAAGTACAAACCGTTGACCCGGAGCAAAAAAACGTCGTCTGTGGCGATCGCCAAATCACCTATGACTACCTCGTCATTGCGGCTGGGGGCACAACAAAATTTGTGAATTTGCCTGGCATCAAGGAATACGCTCTGCCCTTTAAAACCCTCAATGATGCCCTGCACCTCAAGGAAAAATTACGGGCTTTGGAAACTAGTGTGGCGGAAAAAATTCGCATTGCCATCGTTGGGGGTGGTTACAGTGGTGTGGAATTGGCCTGTAAATTAGCGGATCGCTTAGGCGATCGCGGCCGGTTACGGATCATTGATCGCGGCGATGAAATCCTCAAAAATGCGCCTAAATTTAACCAATTAGCCGCTAAGGAAGCCCTGGAAGCACGGGGAATTTGGGTAGACTACGCCACAGAAGTCACAGAAGTCACCGCCGATAGCCTGAGCCTACGCTACAAAGGGGAAGTAGATACCATTCCCGCTGATCTCGTGTTGTGGACTGGCGGAACGGCGATCGCCCCTTGGGTAAAAGATCTCGCCCTGCCCCACGCAGGCAATGGCAAACTCGATGTCAATGCCCAACTCCAGATCCAGAACCACCCGAACATTTTCGCCCTTGGGGATGTCGCCCAAGCAGAGGACAATTTACCGATGACGGCCCAGGTGGCGATTCAGCAGGCCGATGTCTGCGCCTGGAATTTGCGGGGCCTGATTACAAATAAGCCTCTTTTGCCGTTTAAATTTTTCAACCTCGGTGAAATGCTCACCCTAGGCGAAAATAATGCCACCCTCAGCGGTTTGGGCCTAGAACTCGAAGGCAATCTCGCCCATGTCGCCCGTCGCTTGGTCTATCTCTACCGTTTGCCGACCTGGGAACATCAGGTGCAGGTGGGACTGAATTGGCTTGTGCAACCCCTCACAAAATTATTGGCCCAGTAG